From Glycine soja cultivar W05 chromosome 4, ASM419377v2, whole genome shotgun sequence, the proteins below share one genomic window:
- the LOC114408669 gene encoding allene oxide synthase 1, chloroplastic-like encodes MTSITSASLPLLQLQSSLKRKPCNLKSSTTMRRFTTKASASETTSAAAPAPEPSKLPMRKIPGDYGLPFIGPIKDRLDFFYNQGRDNFFQSRAQKYNSTVFRANMPPGPFIASNPNVIVLLDAKSFPVLFDVSKVEKRDVFTGTFMPSTQLTGGYRILSYLDPSEPRHEQLKRLLFFLLKSRSSHVIPEFHSSYTTLFETLENELAKEGKASFQTANDQAAFNFLARALYGTNPSDTNLGRDGPSIIQTWLLFQLGPIMTLGLPKFLEDPTLHTFRIPPFLIKKDYKRLYDFFYESSGFALDEAVRLGVPREEACHNLLFATCFNSFGGMKIFFPTILKWVGRAGVKLHARLAEEVRAAVKSNGGKVTMASMEEMPLMKSVVYEAFRIEPPVPLQYGRAKKELVIESHENAFVVKEGEMLFGFQPFATKDPKIFENAEEFVADRFVGEGEKLLKHVLWSNGPETEGPTLGNKQCAGKDFVVLFSRLLVVEFFLHYDSFDVQVGNSSLGSSLTFTSLKKASY; translated from the coding sequence ATGACATCAATTACCTCTGCATCCCTTCCTTTGCTGCAACTCCAATCTTCATTGAAGAGAAAACCCTGCAACTTGAAGAGCTCCACCACCATGCGTCGTTTTACAACCAAAGCCTCAGCCTCTGAAACGACGTCGGCGGCTGCGCCAGCGCCCGAGCCCAGCAAGCTTCCCATGCGAAAGATCCCAGGAGATTACGGTCTCCCTTTCATAGGACCCATCAAAGACCGCCTTGACTTCTTCTACAACCAAGGGCGCGACAACTTCTTCCAATCCCGCGCCCAAAAATACAACTCCACCGTGTTCCGCGCCAACATGCCCCCCGGCCCCTTCATCGCCTCCAATCCAAACGTCATCGTTTTGCTCGACGCCAAAAGCTTCCCTGTCCTTTTCGACGTCAGCAAAGTCGAAAAGCGTGACGTCTTCACCGGCACCTTCATGCCCTCCACCCAACTCACCGGCGGTTACCGAATCCTCTCCTACCTGGACCCCTCCGAACCCAGACACGAACAACTCAAGCGCCTCTTGTTCTTCCTCCTCAAATCCCGAAGCAGCCACGTCATCCCCGAGTTTCATTCAAGCTACACAACCCTCTTTGAAACCCTGGAGAATGAGCTTGCTAAGGAAGGCAAGGCTAGCTTCCAAACCGCCAACGACCAAGCTGCGTTTAACTTCCTCGCTCGCGCGCTTTATGGCACCAACCCCTCCGACACAAACCTCGGACGCGACGGCCCAAGCATAATCCAAACATGGCTTTTGTTCCAGCTCGGCCCAATTATGACCTTGGGCCTTCCAAAATTCCTGGAAGATCCCACTCTTCACACCTTCCGCATCCCTCCttttctgataaaaaaagatTACAAGAGACTCTACGATTTCTTCTACGAGTCCTCCGGGTTCGCGCTTGACGAAGCGGTGCGTTTAGGAGTTCCCAGAGAAGAAGCGTGCCACAACCTTTTATTCGCCACGTGCTTTAATTCCTTCGGGGGAATGAAGATATTCTTCCCCACTATTCTGAAATGGGTTGGGCGTGCGGGGGTGAAACTTCACGCTAGGTTGGCGGAGGAAGTGAGGGCCGCCGTTAAGTCAAACGGCGGGAAGGTGACGATGGCGTCGATGGAGGAAATGCCGTTGATGAAGTCGGTGGTTTACGAGGCGTTTCGGATAGAGCCGCCAGTGCCGCTGCAGTACGGGAGGGCGAAGAAGGAGTTGGTGATTGAGAGCCACGAGAATGCGTTCGTGGTGAAGGAAGGGGAGATGCTGTTCGGGTTTCAGCCGTTTGCGACAAAGGATCCGAAGATATTTGAGAATGCGGAGGAATTTGTGGCGGATCGGTTTGTGGGGGAGGGAGAGAAGTTGCTCAAACACGTGCTTTGGTCCAATGGGCCTGAGACCGAGGGACCCACCCTTGGGAACAAGCAATGTGCAGGGAAGGATTTTGTGGTGTTGTTCTCTCGGCTTCTGGTGGTGGAGTTCTTTCTTCATTATGATTCCTTTGATGTCCAAGTGGGGAATTCATCTTTGGGTTCTTCCCTTACCTTCACCTCCCTCAAGAAAGCAAGCTATTAG